A stretch of Xenopus laevis strain J_2021 chromosome 8S, Xenopus_laevis_v10.1, whole genome shotgun sequence DNA encodes these proteins:
- the lrfn3.S gene encoding leucine-rich repeat and fibronectin type III domain-containing protein 1-like protein, with the protein MERLVICLLMISTSVKTMMCPKRCSCQNVSPSITILCTKTGLLFVPPTIDRRTAELRLMDNFITTLRRKDFANMTDLIHLTLSRNTISQVMPYAFFDLKGLHALHLDSNRLTFVNEEHLRGLINLRHLILSNNQLHYIAPGSFDDFIDTLEDLDLSYNNLVDIPWETIGRLSSVNTMGLDHNLIDYVPEGIFSNLHKLARLDMTSNKLKKIPPDPLFSRVPVYAKSKGSPLTSLVLSFGGNPLHCNCELMWLRRLTREDDLETCASPAELMGKYFWSIREEEFVCEPPMITHWTSKQVVMEGQSASLKCKSVGDPDPYVRWISPDGKLVSNSSRTISYDNGTLDIITTIFADRGNFTCIASNPAGELTANVQLIVNPFPNLANSTNWNKETESGLLDILTPAKSSIPSSETKALNDKKVLVAELTSSSALIQWPPQSHIPGIRMYQIQYNSSSDDILIYRMIPSSSKSFFLSDLVSSRNYDLCVLAVYDDGTTALTATRVIGCVQFTTEQEYKQCRSLHAQFLGGTMIIIIGGIIVASVLVFIFILLMKYKLYNNHPKSKPAKGTNVCSQTNGSQSGTMGRSSSKLNERRDSFLPDISGTSVKGKTIVDLSPDGERVTLSDTTFITNDVLSH; encoded by the exons ATGGAAAGGCTTGTCATTTGTCTGCTAATGATAAGCACATCTGTGAAGACCATGATGTGCCCCAAGAGATGCTCCTGCCAAAATGTATCTCCATCTATAACTATCCTGTGCACCAAGACCGGCCTTCTCTTCGTGCCCCCTACTATTGACAGGAGGACAGCAGAACTCCGACTTATGGATAACTTTATAACCACTCTTAGAAGGAAAGACTTTGCTAACATGACAGATTTAATCCACTTAACTCTTTCCAGGAATACAATTAGTCAAGTAATGCCTTATGCGTTTTTTGACCTTAAAGGCCTCCATGCTTTGCACTTGGACAGCAACAGATTGACTTTTGTCAATGAAGAACATTTGAGGGGTCTAATTAATCTCCGACATTTGATCCTTAGCAATAATCAATTACATTACATTGCTCCAGGGTCATTTGATGATTTCATAGACACCCTGGAGGATTTAGATTTGTCCTATAACAATCTGGTCGATATACCTTGGGAAACTATTGGGAGGCTTTCAAGTGTTAACACAATGGGGTTAGATCACAATCTTATCGATTATGTCCCTGAGGGGATATTTTCCAATCTGCATAAATTAGCTAGATTAGACATGACCTCCAATAAACTGAAAAAGATCCCACCAGATCCACTGTTTTCTAGAGTTCCTGTATATGCCAAATCAAAAGGTTCTCCATTGACTTCTTTGGTACTAAGTTTTGGTGGCAATCCTCTTCACTGCAACTGTGAGTTGATGTGGCTTAGACGCCTCACCAGAGAAGATGACCTGGAAACCTGTGCCTCGCCTGCAGAGTTGATGGGAAAGTATTTTTGGTCAATAAGGGAAGAAGAATTTGTGTGTGAGCCTCCAATGATAACTCATTGGACTTCCAAACAGGTGGTCATGGAAGGTCAAAGTGCGTCCTTGAAGTGCAAATCTGTTGGAGATCCTGATCCTTATGTTCGGTGGATTTCTCCAGATGGGAAACTAGTTTCAAATTCTTCCAGGACTATATCTTATGACAATGGAACTTTAGATATTATCACAACTATATTCGCAGACCGTGGAAATTTTACTTGTATAGCATCTAATCCAGCAGGAGAGTTAACAGCCAATGTACAACTCATTGTAAATCCTTTTCCTAATCTTGCCAACAGCACCAATTGGAATAAGGAAACAGAATCAGGCCTTTTAGATATATTAACACCCGCCAAGTCTAGCATTCCTTCCAGTGAAACAAAAGCTCTTAATGATAAAAAGGTTTTGGTTGCTGAGTTAACCTCATCCTCGGCTCTCATCCAGTGGCCTCCCCAGAGTCACATTCCAGGTATAAGAATGTACCAGATCCAGTATAATAGTTCATCAGATGACATTCTCATTTACAG AATGATTCCTTCATCGAGCAAGTCATTCTTCCTAAGTGACCTGGTTTCATCTCGCAATTATGATCTGTGTGTCCTTGCGGTGTATGACGACGGTACAACTGCCCTGACCGCAACTCGAGTGATTGGATGTGTTCAATTCACAACAGAACAGGAATACAAACAGTGCAGGTCTCTCCATGCACAATTTCTTGGTGGAACCATGATAATTATCATTGGTGGTATTATTGTAGCTTCTGTCCTAGTATTCATTTTCATCTTGCTTATGAAGTATAAACTCTACAACAACCATCCCAAATCTAAACCAGCCAAGGGAACCAATGTATGTTCTCAAACCAATGGAAGTCAGAGTGGGACAATGGGACGTTCATCATCTAAGCTGAATGAAAGAAGAGACAGTTTTCTGCCGGACATCTCAGGAACGTCTGTCAAAGGCAAAACTATAGTTGACCTCAGCCCGGATGGCGAAAGAGTGACTTTGTCTGACACTACCTTTATAACAAATGATGTTTTGTCACACTAG